The Nocardioides marmorisolisilvae genomic interval GCGCGCGCAGACCTCGGCCAGCCCGCTGGCCTTGTTGACCCCGACGGGCGAGAGGTCCAGCCATGCCGTCCACCCGACGACGTAGTCGGTCCCGTGCAGCCCGAGCCTCGAGGCCAGTGCGAGGAAGTCCTCGGCGGTGGCTGCGGGGTCGCGGATGATCACACGACTCACCGGCTCGGCGATGATCTCCTCGAGGTCGGTCACGATCATCTTCCCGGAGAGCTCGCCTTCCGGGAACTGCCGGTTGAGCCGGTAGCCGACGCCGCGCTCCTCGACCGCGACGAGCGCCTCGGGGTGCTCTGCGAGCACGGCGTGGACGGCCGCACGCGCGTCGAAGGTCTCCTCGTGCACGACCTCCAGAGGCGGGTAGCGAAAGACCACGGCGCCGTTGGAGGCCACCACCCACAGTGGCTCGTCACCGTCGTCGTGCAGCGGCAGCAGGTCGGCGATGCGGGTGATCCCGTGCGGCGACCGGCCGCTCGAGAGCACGATGTGGGCGCCGGCGTCGCGGGCAGCACGCACGGCGTCCAGCACGCGCGGCGTCACCTTCTCGTAGGCGGCACCGCCGCCGTCCACCCAGGCCAGGAGGGTGCCGTCGATGTCCAGCGCGACCAGGGCGGGCGACCAGCCGGCGGCGGGTCGCGGACCGGTCTCCGTGACGGTCTCCTCAACCACCAGCCACCGGCTCCAGCACCTCGCGGCCCTGCAGCCACGGCTGCAGGGCCTGGGGCACCCGGATCGAGCCATCCGCCTGCTGGTGGGTCTCGAGGATGGCCACGATCGCTCGCGGGATAGCGGTCAGGGTGCCGTTCAGGGTCGCGACCGGGACGGTCTGCATCGCCTGCCCCGATCCGGCGGCGCCCTCGCCAGGACGCGGGGAGGGCACCCGAGTGCGGATGTCGAGACGACGCGATTGGAAGTCGGTGCAGTTCGACGTCGACGTGAGCTCGCGGTACCTGCCTTGGGTGGGGATCCACGCCTCGCAGTCGAACTTCCGCTGGGCACTGAGCCCCAGGTCACCAGCAGCGGTGTCGATGACTCGGTAGGCGAGCTCGAGCTTGTCCAGGAAGGCCTTCTCCCAGCCGAGCAGTCGCTGGTGCTCCGCCGCGGCCTGCTCCAGCGTCGTGTAGACGAACATCTCCACCTTGTCGAACCAGTGCACCCGGATGATGCCCTTGGTGTCCAAGCCATGCGAGCCGGCCTCCTTGCGGAAGCACGGGCTGAACGCGGCGTACCGCAACGGCAGTGTGTCCGCGTCGAGGATCTCGTCGGAGTGGTACGCCGCCATCGCCACCTCGGAGGTCCCGACGAGGTACATGTCCTCGCCCTCGATCCGGTAGACGTCGTCGGCCGCCTGGCCGAGGAAGCCGGTGCCCTCCATCGCCCGCGGCTTGACCAACGACGGAGCGATCACCTGGGTGAAGCCGGCCTCCCGCGCCTGCTCCATGGCGAGGTTCACCAGGGCGAACTCCAGCTGGGCGCCGATGCCGGTGAGGAAGTAGAAGCGCGAGCCGGACACCTTGGCGCCGCGCTCGAGGTCGATGGCGCCGAGCATCCGGCCCAGCTCGATGTGGTCGCGAGGCGAGAAGCCCTCGGCGGCGAAGTCGCGCGGCGTCCCGACGGTCTCCAGTACGACGTAGTCGTCCTCCCCGCCGGCTGGTGCCTCGTCGGCCGCGGGATTGGGGATCGCCTTCAGCGCCTCGCGCCAGTCCTCCTCGGCGCGTGCCTGGACCGCCTCCGCCTCCTTGACGTCAGCGGCCAGCCGCTTGGTGCGGGTGAGGAGCTCGGCCTTCTCGGTGCCCTGTGCCTGCGGGATCAGCTTGCTGGCCGCCTTCTGCTCCGCGCGCAGCTGCTCATAGTCGACGATCGCCGCCCGCCGGGCAGTGTCCGCGGCCAGCGCCCGGTCGACGGCGTCCGCGGACAGCCCCCGCTTCTCCTGGGCAGCACGCAGCAGGTCGGGGTCGTCGCGGAGGAGCCGTGGGTCGATCACGTGGTCACGATATCGGCCGGGCGCGACGGCTTTACCGCTTCCCCGGCCGGCGACGGGGTCTCGGAATCGTCCAGACCAGGTCGGAGCCGACCGTGCAGTGGTGCTGCCCGAACGGCGCAATCAGGCCCCGGGGGCCGGGCCGTGTCCGACGAACGCGCGGCTCCTGACCTCGCGGGAGGTCGGATCAACCGGTCTCGCGCTGCTCACGCTGCGCGGTGCGCTCCTGCTCCGCGGCCTCCAGGCGCTGCTCCTTGCGCACCACCGGCGACGTGTCCAGCGCGATGATCCCGCCCAGCAGCGCCAGCAGTCCCGCCGCCGCCCCGCCCAGTCCCCAGATGCTGGTGCGCACCGGCTCGCCGAAGATCCCCACACCCAGCCCGATCGCCACCAGCGGAAGGGTGGAGTCGATCAAGGGGGTGCTTGCCGCCAGGGGCCCGGACTGGAAGGCATTCTGGATCAGGTACATCCCCACCAGGCTCGCGGCGATGAGGCCGTAGGTCTCCCAGACCACGAACACGTGCCACGTCCGGTGGCGCAGGACCGTGATGGTGGCATCGTAGAGCGCTGACTGCAGGCCCATCGTGCAGGCGCCCGCGAGGGCGAAGGCGGTGGCCTTCCCCGGGCCGCGCACCCGGGTCGCAACGGCAACGCTGAGGGCCACCAGCACCGTGATCGCGATGAGCGCCGGCACCCAGCGCGCGAGCGGCTGCACCGGTTGGCCGCGCTGCGGGTCTGCCGCCACGATGCCGAGTGCAAGACCTGCCACCACTGCAGCGACCGCGCACCAGTCTCGACGGCGCAGCCGGAGATCCCGCAGTCGCACCGACACAGGTACGGCGAACAGCAGCTCGGAGACGACCAGGGGCTGGACCAGCG includes:
- a CDS encoding HAD family hydrolase gives rise to the protein MVEETVTETGPRPAAGWSPALVALDIDGTLLAWVDGGGAAYEKVTPRVLDAVRAARDAGAHIVLSSGRSPHGITRIADLLPLHDDGDEPLWVVASNGAVVFRYPPLEVVHEETFDARAAVHAVLAEHPEALVAVEERGVGYRLNRQFPEGELSGKMIVTDLEEIIAEPVSRVIIRDPAATAEDFLALASRLGLHGTDYVVGWTAWLDLSPVGVNKASGLAEVCARLGVDTVDVLAIGDGRNDLDMLRWAGRGVAMGQAVEEVRAAADAVTASVHDDGVAVELERYFR
- the serS gene encoding serine--tRNA ligase; the protein is MIDPRLLRDDPDLLRAAQEKRGLSADAVDRALAADTARRAAIVDYEQLRAEQKAASKLIPQAQGTEKAELLTRTKRLAADVKEAEAVQARAEEDWREALKAIPNPAADEAPAGGEDDYVVLETVGTPRDFAAEGFSPRDHIELGRMLGAIDLERGAKVSGSRFYFLTGIGAQLEFALVNLAMEQAREAGFTQVIAPSLVKPRAMEGTGFLGQAADDVYRIEGEDMYLVGTSEVAMAAYHSDEILDADTLPLRYAAFSPCFRKEAGSHGLDTKGIIRVHWFDKVEMFVYTTLEQAAAEHQRLLGWEKAFLDKLELAYRVIDTAAGDLGLSAQRKFDCEAWIPTQGRYRELTSTSNCTDFQSRRLDIRTRVPSPRPGEGAAGSGQAMQTVPVATLNGTLTAIPRAIVAILETHQQADGSIRVPQALQPWLQGREVLEPVAGG
- a CDS encoding DMT family transporter; this encodes MDVVVSAVAAVLAGLCLAAAGVLQQRSASRRPASERLSLRLMRRLVADRTWLLGILAAAVSYGFQAVALSFGPLTLVQPLVVSELLFAVPVSVRLRDLRLRRRDWCAVAAVVAGLALGIVAADPQRGQPVQPLARWVPALIAITVLVALSVAVATRVRGPGKATAFALAGACTMGLQSALYDATITVLRHRTWHVFVVWETYGLIAASLVGMYLIQNAFQSGPLAASTPLIDSTLPLVAIGLGVGIFGEPVRTSIWGLGGAAAGLLALLGGIIALDTSPVVRKEQRLEAAEQERTAQREQRETG